AATCAAAGGCGGCAGTGGCAATTCAGCATGCGCAGTACCTGGTATTTTTTTCACTTGAGGAAGTCTGACACAACAGCCCCACATATAATGCGTAATACCACAGCTGCTGAGGTGGCCATGCCTGCAAGCAAAATGCAGCCCTGGACAGTTTGGTGCCCGCCTACTACACCCATGGAATACACGTCACGAGAAAGAACAACAAAATGACAAGCACTCCCACAAAGCAAAGAATAGCCTTCTGCAAATCAAACCACTAGTTGCTAGTCTGCACTTGTCTTGCCCTTTTTCCTGCTTGTGCAGTGCATTTTCGTGCCCCAAATTTGGAGGTGTCCAGTAAAGCAGCCCAATCCCATACATGCCAAGCATTTCTGGGCATACCTGGAAAGTGACGTCTCGCCAGTCGGAGCCGTTAAAGCAGGGTGGCAGTTCTTCAGCTGTGGGGGTGCGGCCTCCGCACAGGTGGCGTGAACCCCTCCAGGTGGCGCCACGCTGAACATGCCGAAACTCGCTCAGGAACCGGGCCACAGGTTCCCGCAGTAGCGTCACATAAAAGTACCTGCAGGCCCGCACCCATACTGTCAGTCACCCTTTTGATGTCAGTCCTTTTGGGGAGCAGTACTGCATTCTGGAAATAAAACAGCACATTCTGGCTGCACGAAACCATTTTAGCTGGATTATGAGGACCCGCTCCAAGAAGTTTCAATTCAATTAGAATGGCTCTCAACAAAGCTTTAGCTGCCAGTTGCCGTTGTGTCGTGCCGTTGTGTCGTGCGCTCTGGAATACTCCAGAGCAATATTTCAAGACCAACATTGCACTCAAGAAATGTGATATACCACTCAACAGATGTGCACCTGCAAGACATTTCAGTGTTTAGCAAACACAACGTAAGTTCAGTGCCACAAACTGATTACGTTCAGAAGAGCATGTTGcagggcaagttggctttgcatgatataaaaAGTGGGCCCAAAACTTGGAcaaggaccgagaagaaacacaaacgaTGACTGACAAGCGCTTGTCAGTCGCCACTTGTGTTTCCTCTGTCCTtgtccaagttttgcgcccactttTTATAAAACTTAAGGATGCTGCAGGATTCGTAGAAATAGACAGGGGTGAtttcagctcaacttttttcacAGAACTGGTCCAGTTCTGCAGATACCTGCAGGGTTGCTCTGGTAAATGAAGGAGTCCTAATCGCTTCCTGAATATACCAGAACAAAACTAATCACAAGGACTTTTCTAAATGTTTCCAATGCTCTGACGATATAGCCAGCTACTCTCCTAATAGTCAATATAAGTGAATGTTCATATTCATGACTTTCCCTGGTTAAAAACTCTCTGCACTCAACTCTCAGTAAGATCAAACTGAACACTTCCATTATCCCATCATATGGAAATGAACCCGCTAAAAGAAAGAAATTTCTTTTGATCAATCAATGTCAGCATTCGTTAACATGAAAAGCCAAAAGATCCAGTTTTAAATGTCATGCAATATCTCATTCATATCACAGCTTAGTTCCTTTCATCCCTCTGCCTTTTATAGCTGTCCACTGCACCAGATGCAGTTGTTTGTATTCACTCTCATTGAGTATCACGGATTTTGGAACAGTCCACAATGAATACTCTTTCATTACTctataaaaatgaaaaatttctCGAACTTGCACTTGTTGCATGAAAAATACAGTAATATTATCCCCACTTCTTTTAAGCAATTTTAAGTTTGAAAGTTAAATAATTTATGGTTCGTGTACCAAAAATATTGAATGCAGATTCAATTAATAAGCAAAACTTGTATAAATAGCAAAACTTTACATTAAACTATCCATCGCCATCACCAGACAATTTGTGAACAGGTAGCTAGGAAATGCAGTCAGAAAACAAGGCATACATGCTTGCTTGAGGATGGGCCAAGATGTGCAAGCTACCGTTACCACTTCATAAGTAGCAGTTGGACTTattaggtttttattttttgaatatTCAGCACtttctttttgtgtttatttcagaatgcaACTTTAGTTTTTTCGAGGAGATTAATATAATTTTCGACGAATGAATGACTTTTTTTGGCGATTTAATACAGTAAtacagagccaccgcggtggctcagtggttatggcgctcggctgctggctgacccgaaagacgtccCGGCCGCCGTggccaaatttcgatggaggcgaaattctagaggcccgtgtactgtgcgatgtctgggcacgttaaagaacaccaggtggtctaaatttccagagcccttcactacggcacccctcatagcccgagtcactttgggacgttaaatctgcATACACCAAATACAGTAATCCTGCGTGGTCAAAAACTCACTTAGGAGTCTATCTTAGCATTTTTGTCAGCGTGAACTGTTTAGTTACAAGTAATTAACATAAAAATGGTAATTTGAGCTTTGGTTTGCAGATGGAATTACTattatcaataaaaaaaaagtattggaAGTAAATGAGATAGccagcagacaaaaaaaaaaagtgcaagttTAATTCTTAGAACTTGGCTGACATCTTATCATTGGATGGTCACAATGGGTTGAGCAAGAGGGCAGGAATCATGTGGTCTGCGTGTTGACAGCAAGGATAGAACTCCTACTCAATGGTTGCAGTAGCCAAAACATGCCTTTTCATGATGCCCATGCGCGGCTTCGTGTCAGTACCCTTCATGCAGTTGACAAATCTAAGTGGGTGATGATAGCGAACAGTTCTTATCTTGAAGGTAGTGAGGATAAGGTGCTTTCCAGTCTGTAGAGAAGAGTAAGCTACGGGCAATATCCCGAATCGCACAACTGCGTTGGTTattcaccccgccgcggtggctcagtggttaggacgctcgacaactgatccggagttcccgggtttgaacccgaccgcggcggctgcgtttttatggaggaaaaacgctaaggcgcccgcgtgctgtgcgatgtcagtgcacgttaaagatccccaggtggtcgaaattattccggagccctccactacggcacctattcttcctttctttcactccctcctttatcccttcccttacggcgcggttcaggtgtcgaaagatatatgagacagatactgcgcaatttcctttcgccaaaaaccaattattattattattattattattattggttatTCAATAAAAACACCATCTCATGACGCCCCTGTCTTCGCATGTAAAAAATATTGACATTTTCGAAAACCGATTGTGGAAAACTGAATTCGGTGTACTtttactgttttattttttttttcgttttaaacAGAAAACTCCAACCCCTGAGTGAACAAGAGCGCCGACACACTCTAGACTGCTTAACGGAGGGTCCCTCGCAAGCGCACTGCAGACGGTGGCAACTCCTCGCGGCACGAGCGCTCACCTGCGCTTGGCAGGGGCCTTTTCGGCGCGATCCATGGCTCCGTCAACGCAGCCCGTGAGCTCGGTCCAGTCGGCGTGCAGGCCGCACTTCCATCCCGTCGAGTAGCGGCTGAAGAGCCACCAGCGCTGGCCGCCGCTGCCCGGTGGCCGGGCACAGCGGCAGCGCTTGCGGCCTCGCACACACTGGCAGGGCCGCTCGAGCTCCAGGTCGTGCACCAGGTGCCGGCCGAACACGGTGCCGCCCGTCTTTTGGATATGTAGGAACACCATGACGTCCGAGCCGCGCATGTCGAACTCGAAGTCGTCGCGCAGCATGTCCTCGAACGACAGCTTGCTAGGCCGGCCCTCGCGGGTCACGTAGCGCGGAGGCCCCAAACCCTGCGGCGCGGGTCCCACCGGCTCGGGGCTGGACGGCAGCCGCGGACACAGGTACGCGGCCGCCAGCAGCAGAAGCACGGCGAGCGCGCACAGCAAGGCCACGCTACGGGCCATGccagcgcgccgccgccgccgacatCAACGGGCGCGGCACGCCAGCGAGAGCGGCGCCGTCGCAATAAAGGCGTCCCGCACGCGAGAGGACGTGCGAGATGGTACGAGACGCCCATGGCGCCAATTTCAAATTAACCGCGTTTGCTCTTCTCTCTTGCACCAAGGGGGGCCAACGGCGACGCATGTGCTTCGTTTGGGCTCCGTGTTCGAGCACCTGCTGCAAAGGAAAACACCAGGATACGCCGACACACGGACAAGAAGCGTGAATGTATAAGGCACCTTTCAAGACCTCTTTTAAGCAAATCGGAGCTCGGGCGACCGAGCTCCGACGGTCTCAAGCCAGCGTCGCCCCGGCGCTCTAACTTACCCGAACGCCAGGCCTAGCGCGGCGCGAACGCCTCGGCGGCAGTCATGGAGTACGCCGTAGTTGGGACTAACGCCTCCCCAGTCGAATTCAATACGACCGATTGGAAAACTATTGTTTCCTACCGCAATAAGAACCCCAAAGCTGAGTCATCAACAGCTCAGAAGCCAAATAAGCAGACCGAGAAGCCGCAGGCGCAACCTCTCCCTCCACTGCATCCTAAGAAACCGCTTCCCCGACTCCCGGAGGAGGACTATAAAATCATCTACAGACCAACGGGTGGCGTCGACTTCACGCGCTACACCGAGAAGTCTATCAGGCACGCGATCGCGACAGCGAGCGGCATCACCGCGACCGAGGCTGATAAAGACCAATCTCGAACAAATTCTGCAAAAAATGTTTTCACCATATCGACGCCGGCGCAGGCAAACTCACTACGCTACGTCGCAGTCAAGCAAATCAAGTTAGAAGGCAAAGACGTCGTCATGACGTCGTACATCGCCCCTCCGGACAGGGCCCTGCAAGGCATCATCTATCGGGCTTACAATGGCGAAACTCCCCAAGAAATGATGACAGAATTCCGCAAAAGAAACCCTGACATCGTACAAGCACGAACCATGGGAAGAACATCGAAGTCCCTTCTGCTCCACTTCGACGCGGACGAACTACCAGATAGCATCGTCTACTTCGGGGTCCTGTGCCCAGTCTACCCCTTCATTCCGAAAGTAGAGGCGTGCACGAACTGCAGAAGAGTCGGACACAGAAGAGACGTATGTCCGGAGCCACCGCAACAACGGTGCCCGTACTGCGGCAACCAGCACATAAAGGAAGAAATCTGCGACCCAGTTTGCATTGTCTGCGGAGGAGGGCACCGCACAGGCGATAAGAGTTGCAAGAAACGATTTCAACGACCCCAAACGAAAACATCGGAGCACCAGTCAAGATCCAAATCCCGGACCTGCGACGACCCACCATCCACCCGAAGGAAGGACCGCTCGAGCTCCTTCCAGTCCTTGGACAGCGGGCGCAGCAGCAGTCGCAGCGGAGGtggcaacagcaccagcagccggACTCAGAGTCCCGGaccgaaacaggtgagctgggcgggAGTGGCCTCTCACGGAAAGGGGACGGAGCTGCAGTCATTACAGTCTAAACTCGATCAGGCACTCCACCACATTCAAATGCTCACGGACCGCATTAAACACTTGGAACAGGAAAATAGTAAACTAAAAGCCCCTGCAAAATCTAAGGACCCTCTTCCAAAACCACTCCCAATGCCGGAGGTCATAGAAATGGAAACTACTGTGGCCGCATCAGTCGAAACACCAGTAAGCGTAGTAAGCAAGGAAGAAACACCTCGCAAAAAACGAGCAGTAGCTGACGTAAGAAATACCTCACTGGAAGATAGAGTCCCAGAACTCGAACAAAAAGTGGAAGAGCACAGCCAGAAACTCGATAATCTAACCCAGAGAGTTGACAATTTAACACAAAGCCTCGAACAACACATACAGATGTAAATCACAAGTTTGGAGTACTCGACACCGTTTTACAGGAAATTTTACGTCGCCTTCCCCCGTCAGCTCAAGGGGCGCCAATCGATCAATCCCAGCAAAATGGCCAATCCTAAAACCATaacaatttggcagtggaactgcaggtctATGCGCAACAAAAAAGCACATCTGCAGTTACACATTCAATCGCAATCCGAAAAACCTGACGTAATTGCGATCCAAGAACCCAGAATGTCTCGACTAAAACTGCCAGGGTACCGGGCAGTTCTGCCATGTCACATCGCAGAACAGCCATTAACCACTACAATGGTACGTAGAAACCTTACCGTGGTTAACCACGAGATTGAAGACGTAGAGCTCGATTGTATATTAATCGAAATTCTACCTAGCAAAAGAAACTCCTCTTCTCTGTTCATACTTAACGCATACAGCCACCCCAGGGCACAGGCTGGAGCAGCGAAAGCCGCTATACTCAAAGCCCTACAAATTGCAGGCCAAAAACCAATCctaattgtgggcgacttcaacgctcaacacgtgCAATGGGGACACGCAACCATATCCAGGAAAGGCACGGCCCTAATGGATTTTATCCAGCAAAAAGGGCTAACCCAATATACGGACCCCATGCAGcctaccaggataggcaacagcgtgaaCAGGGACACGTGCCCAGACCTCACGATGGGCAAAAATCTCCCAGACTTAAGCTGGAGCAACACAAGACAAAATCTGGGAAGTGACCATTATATCATAATGTCAAAAATCGTCATTGGCAATCTCAAACCCCAACCCAGAAAAAAACAGAATCACTGACTGGGACAAATTTAGGACGATGCGTGACCAAAATCAGGAACCGATCACAGACCTAGCACAGTGGACACAAACCCTCCTATCAGACGTGGGAAAGGCCACTAAAGACGTAGTGCATGACCTAGGCGTAAGTATGATTGACAGCCGCCTcacacacatgtgggaggcaaggcaaagcctggaaaaaagatggcttaagcaaaaatacaacaaaaagcttagAAATAGGATAGTCACACTCACGGAAGAAATTCAACACCACTCCGCAGAACTCGCGAGACAGCAGTGGAAccatatctgcgaaaatataaATGGCAATCTAGGCATGAGAGAGACGTGGAATCTTCTGCGGCATCTCCTTGATCCAGAATCGAACAAAGCTACGACTCAAAAGGAAATCACCAAAATTCTAAATACAGACCCAGGCACGGATCAAGATATTATAAACACGCTCCAGCAGAAATACTTCTGCACAACCCGAGAGACGCAGTCCCTACCCGATTATAAAGGACAACCTAACCCCATCCTGGACGCTGAGATAACGATGGCGGAAATAAGAGCAGCCCTCCTTAAGATACGCACGACATCCGCTCCGGGAGAGGACTGCATTAACAAAAAGACACGCAGAAACCTAGACGACGCTTCCATCACAGCCCTCACGGACTTTGCGAACggagtcttaggaataacctgcctcgattactaaatgaacatattaaagcgggaacagatattttaggactaaatttccggaacctgaaggcgttgttttattaatttgcatgtccctaatacacaccacacatttcataaacaaaacaccttgtacagatatttagccactgtttcattatgactgcatgtctttatttcccgaccgttccatgagcttgtcgccatacctttcataaaaatgccaagttataattttgtttgtctctgtatatttctgtatatttttttctgtacatttgtttctggattgtgttgcttcgttgccgtcaatgccaggggggaccaagattttttttttaagccgtaaaggaacggcttttcttcttggcccctttcacaatgtgtacgtcatgttgtgaagaacaaataaaaatgaatgaatgaatgaatgttggagggaaggaaaactccCAGCGTCTTGGAAACACGCCATCGTTAAATTCATtccaaaaccgggcaaaaagctcgcGCTCGAAAATATCAGACCTATTTCGCTTACTTCGTGCTTAGGAAAAATGATTGAGCACGTCATACTCGACAGACTGCAGTCCCACAT
The Amblyomma americanum isolate KBUSLIRL-KWMA chromosome 3, ASM5285725v1, whole genome shotgun sequence genome window above contains:
- the LOC144124543 gene encoding heparan-sulfate 6-O-sulfotransferase 1-like; this encodes MARSVALLCALAVLLLLAAAYLCPRLPSSPEPVGPAPQGLGPPRYVTREGRPSKLSFEDMLRDDFEFDMRGSDVMVFLHIQKTGGTVFGRHLVHDLELERPCQCVRGRKRCRCARPPGSGGQRWWLFSRYSTGWKCGLHADWTELTGCVDGAMDRAEKAPAKRRYFYVTLLREPVARFLSEFRHVQRGATWRGSRHLCGGRTPTAEELPPCFNGSDWRDVTFQEFLSCPWNLAVNRQTRMLADLTLVGCYNRSGLSEHQRDLLLLASARENLRRTAFFGLTEEQWRSQHLFESTFGLRFVRPFEQLNETRSAAAQGRVPPADLEAVRRLNHLDVQLYEYARKLMDERLRRLEERGTS